The following proteins come from a genomic window of Syntrophorhabdaceae bacterium:
- a CDS encoding cold-shock protein, whose product MAQGTVKWFNDAKGFGFITQDNGTDVFVHYSAIKDSGFKSLAEGDKVSFDVVDGPKGPAAANVVKA is encoded by the coding sequence ATGGCTCAAGGAACAGTAAAATGGTTTAACGATGCAAAAGGTTTCGGTTTCATCACTCAGGACAACGGCACCGACGTGTTTGTCCATTACTCGGCAATTAAGGACAGCGGTTTCAAATCTCTCGCAGAAGGCGATAAGGTGAGTTTTGATGTCGTGGACGGTCCGAAAGGACCCGCGGCCGCAAACGTGGTGAAAGCGTAA
- a CDS encoding RimK/LysX family protein, producing MADGQTQNQAQEKIPIGLAEDVILLPWGTRVPARIDTGAATTSLDARELTVTDGIADFKLPGKHGGMQISLPLVGVESVRSASGQQRRPVVEMDICVGPKVVRARVNLIDRSGMKYPMIIGRNILERGYVVDCVCVNILKPSCAGVAAQ from the coding sequence ATGGCTGACGGGCAAACTCAAAACCAGGCTCAGGAGAAAATACCGATCGGCCTGGCCGAAGATGTAATCCTGCTGCCTTGGGGAACCAGGGTTCCTGCACGTATCGATACGGGTGCGGCCACAACCTCCCTTGATGCCCGTGAGCTTACGGTGACCGACGGTATCGCCGATTTCAAATTGCCCGGAAAACATGGAGGCATGCAGATTAGTCTCCCCCTGGTCGGGGTGGAAAGCGTCAGGTCAGCCTCGGGCCAGCAGCGCAGGCCTGTGGTTGAGATGGATATCTGCGTGGGACCCAAAGTGGTCCGTGCCCGGGTCAACCTCATAGACCGCTCGGGAATGAAATATCCCATGATCATCGGGCGAAACATTCTGGAAAGGGGTTATGTGGTCGACTGCGTCTGCGTCAATATCCTGAAGCCCAGTTGTGCCGGGGTCGCCGCCCAGTGA